A window of Streptomyces sp. NBC_01224 genomic DNA:
AGACCGCCGCCAAGAACCTGTCGGCCAAGTGCGCGACGGACGGCAGGGCGAAGATCTCCATCGAGGCGTTCTCGACCGACGCCGAGGCCCAGACCCGGGTCAAGTCGGGCGGCGCCGTCGCCGACCTGAACGACTCCCCGGTCGCCGCGTACATCGCCAAGTCGGCGGGCGGCGGCAACGACTTCGAGGCCATCGCCAACAAGGGGGACGCCGGCCCGTTCGGTATCGCGGTCGACAAGAAGAACACGCAGCTGCGTGACGCGCTCCGGGCCGCCGTGGACGCGATCATTACCGACGGCACCTACAAGGCCGCTCTCGACAAGTGGGGCGCCGGTGACGGTGCGGTCACCAAAGCAGTCGTCAACGGCGGCTCCTGACCCGCGCACCGCTGAAGGGCAGTCGTTGTGAACAACAAGATCAAGAAGATTCCGTCCGGGGTGATACCCGCGCCGGACAGGGTCCCGCCCCAGGCCATCAAGGCCATCCCGGTACGCCACTACGGGCGCTGGGTCAGCGCCGTAGTCGTGCTCGCGTTGCTCGTCGGGCTTGCGTACGCCTTCTCGCAGGGCGACGTGCGCTGGGCGACCGTGCCGGACAAGCTCTTCGACGCCAGCATTTTGACCGGCCTCCGGAACACGGTCTACATCAGCGTGGCCTCCATGGCCCTGGGCCTGGTGCTCGGCGTGCTGTTCGCCGTGATGCGCTTGTCCAAGAACCCGGTGACCAGCGCGATCGCCTGGCTGTACATCTGGTTCTTCCGGGGCACTCCGGTCTATGTGCAGCTGCTCATATGGTTCAACCTCGCCCTGATCTTCCCGATCCTCGACATCGGGTTCTACCGGGACGAGATGACCGATGTCATGACTCCGTTCCTGGCCGCCCTGCTGGGCCTCGGCCTCAATGAGGGCGCGTACATGGCGGAGATCGTCCGGGCCGGCATCCAGTCGGTGGACGAGGGCCAGACCGAGGCATCCCACGCGCTGGGCATGACCCAGGCGAAGACCATGCGGCGTGTGGTGCTGCCGCAGTCGATGCGGGTGATCATCCCGCCGACGGGCAACGAGTTCATCAACATGCTCAAGACGTCGTCGCTGGTCGTCGCCGTCCAGTACCAGGATCTGCTGCGCAGCGCCCAGGACATCGCGGCCACCTCGTTCGCGGTGATGGAGATGCTGTTCGTCGCCTCGATCTGGTACCTGGCCCTGACGAGTGTGTTCAGCGTCGGCCAGTACTACCTGGAGCGCCGCTACGCCCGAGGGTCGCTGCGAGCCCTGCCGCCCACTCCGCTGCAGCGCCTGCGAGCCAACCTGAACCTGTTCCGTCGTTCGGAGGTGGCCCGATGACCACGCACCCGATGGTGAAGGCCCAGGACGTCCACAAGTCCTTCGGTGCCGCGCACATCCTCAAGGGCATCGACCTGGAGGTCGCCCCGCGCGAGGTCTTCTGTCTGATCGGCCCGTCCGGTTCCGGCAAGTCGACCTTCCTGCGGTGCATCAACCACCTGGAACAGATCAACGCCGGCCGACTGTACGTCGACGGCGAGCTGGTGGGCTACCGCCAGAAGGGCGACAAGCTCTACGAACTCAAGGACAGCGAAGTCGCTCTGAAGCGCCGGGACATCGGCATGGTCTTCCAGCGCTTCAACCTCTTCCCTCATATGACGGCGATCGAGAACGTCATGGAGGCCCCGGTCCAGGTCAAGGGCGAGGCGAAAGCAGTGGCCAGGGCCCGGGCGGAGCGGCTGCTGGACCGGGTGGGCCTGGCCGACAAGGCCAAGAACTACCCCTCCCAGCTCTCCGGCGGCCAGCAGCAGCGGGTGGCCATCGCCCGCGCCCTGGCCATGGAGCCGAAGCTGATGCTCTTCGACGAGCCGACGTCGGCGCTCGACCCGGAGCTGGTGGGCGATGTCCTGGACGTCATGCGCGATCTCGCGGAGGACGGCATGACGATGATCGTCGTGACCCATGAGATGGGCTTCGCCCGTGAGGTCGGCGATGCGCTGGTCTTCATGGACGACGGCGTGGTGGTCGAGTCGGGCCACCCGCGCGACGTACTGACCAACCCGCAGCACGACCGGACGAAGTCGTTCCTGTCGAAGGTGCTCTAACAACGCAGAAGGAGGGCGGTACGGACCGATCCGGGTCCGCACCGCCCTCTTCTCCGTGCCCCTGCCCCTGCCCTCTGCTTTCTGTTCTCTACTTCTTCGGCATCAGTTCCGGGCTGAGCATCAGGGTCCGCATCTGGACGCGGGTGAGCGGCGGGGTCTTGAGGAGCGGGCCCTGCGCCTGCGCGCTC
This region includes:
- a CDS encoding amino acid ABC transporter permease yields the protein MNNKIKKIPSGVIPAPDRVPPQAIKAIPVRHYGRWVSAVVVLALLVGLAYAFSQGDVRWATVPDKLFDASILTGLRNTVYISVASMALGLVLGVLFAVMRLSKNPVTSAIAWLYIWFFRGTPVYVQLLIWFNLALIFPILDIGFYRDEMTDVMTPFLAALLGLGLNEGAYMAEIVRAGIQSVDEGQTEASHALGMTQAKTMRRVVLPQSMRVIIPPTGNEFINMLKTSSLVVAVQYQDLLRSAQDIAATSFAVMEMLFVASIWYLALTSVFSVGQYYLERRYARGSLRALPPTPLQRLRANLNLFRRSEVAR
- a CDS encoding amino acid ABC transporter ATP-binding protein, with translation MTTHPMVKAQDVHKSFGAAHILKGIDLEVAPREVFCLIGPSGSGKSTFLRCINHLEQINAGRLYVDGELVGYRQKGDKLYELKDSEVALKRRDIGMVFQRFNLFPHMTAIENVMEAPVQVKGEAKAVARARAERLLDRVGLADKAKNYPSQLSGGQQQRVAIARALAMEPKLMLFDEPTSALDPELVGDVLDVMRDLAEDGMTMIVVTHEMGFAREVGDALVFMDDGVVVESGHPRDVLTNPQHDRTKSFLSKVL